A window of Gadus chalcogrammus isolate NIFS_2021 chromosome 16, NIFS_Gcha_1.0, whole genome shotgun sequence contains these coding sequences:
- the gpr4 gene encoding G-protein coupled receptor 4 translates to MCNISFCEVDSKVDQYFQPTLYIIVIVLGLPTNCMALWAAYMQVRQRNELGIYLINLSVADLLYIATLPLWIDYFLQHDHWIHGEESCKLFGFIFYTNIYVSIAFLCCISLDRYLAVAYPMRFAKVRRIKTAILVSALVWICEIVANSAPLFHNELFQDRFNHTFCFEKYPMQEWVAGMNLYRTFLGFLAPWTAMLVAYRGILVAVRCNVSTEREEKAKIQRLALSLILIVLFCFGPYHVLLLWRSVLFLNKPCDCGNEESMFAAYHVSLALTSLNCVADPILYCFVNEGARHDVGRALTSLVDAVCHRRRGRRKGSGSPSHADADADFLNAANSVSVETPLSAKKQPCVYADGTKAGGYKTELVALKEECLQMTILSGRK, encoded by the exons ATGTGCAACATCTCGTTCTGTGAAGTGGACAGCAAGGTGGACCAGTACTTCCAGCCCACCCTCtacatcatcgtcatcgtcctggGCCTCCCCACCAACTGTATGGCCCTGTGGGCCGCGTACATGCAG GTGCGGCAGCGCAACGAGCTGGGCATCTACCTGATCAACCTGTCGGTGGCCGACCTGCTGTACATCGCCACGCTGCCGCTGTGGATCGACTACTTCCTGCAGCACGACCACTGGATCCACGGCGAGGAGAGCTGCAAGCTGTTCGGCTTCATCTTCTACACCAACATCTACGTCAGCATCGCCTTCCTGTGCTGCATCTCGCTGGACCGCTACCTGGCCGTGGCCTACCCCATGCGCTTCGCCAAGGTCCGCCGGATCAAAACAG CCATCTTGGTGAGCGCGCTGGTCTGGATCTGCGAGATCGTGGCCAACTCGGCGCCGCTCTTCCACAACGAGCTGTTCCAGGACCGCTTCAACCACACCTTCTGCTTCGAGAAGTACCCCATGCAGGAGTGGGTGGCGGGCATGAACCTCTACCGCACCTTCCTGGGCTTCCTGGCGCCCTGGACGGCCATGCTGGTGGCGTACCGGGGCATCCTGGTGGCGGTGCGCTGCAACGTGTCCACCGAGCGCGAGGAGAAGGCCAAGATCCAGCGGCTGGCGCTcagcctcatcctcatcgtgCTCTTCTGCTTCGGGCCGTACCacgtgctgctgctgtggcgCAGCGTGCTCTTCCTCAACAAGCCGTGCGACTGCGGCAACGAGGAGAGCATGTTCGCCGCCTACCACGTGTCGCTGGCGCTCACCAGCCTCAACTGCGTGGCCGACCCCATCCTGTACTGCTTCGTCAACGAGGGGGCGCGGCACGACGTGGGCCGGGCGCTGACCTCGCTGGTGGACGCCGTGTGCCACCGCCGCCGCGGCCGCCGCAAGGGCTCCGGCTCGCCGTCGCACGCCGACGCCGACGCCGACTTCCTCAACGCGGCCAACTCCGTCTCGGTGGAGACGCCGCTGTCGGCCAAGAAGCAGCCGTGCGTGTACGCCGACGGCACCAAGGCCGGCGGCTACAAGACAGAGCTGGTGGCGCTGAAGGAGGAGTGTCTGCAGATGACCATCCTCAGCGGGAGGAAGTAA